One stretch of Mobula birostris isolate sMobBir1 chromosome 5, sMobBir1.hap1, whole genome shotgun sequence DNA includes these proteins:
- the LOC140197377 gene encoding RT1 class I histocompatibility antigen, AA alpha chain-like, translated as MRGVVAMESWTGPVSLLVTALSLCSVAGDQAGSHSLMYYYFQSISIPEMPAFFRIGMLDDLQINYYDSTLHEVGVKYQWITDGLPIDYWKKQKEITDQLHELLSIYLNPLSSLISISYIQACWGCTQSGDTVNAILKINFPDIGELSCDLNTLKCTGTGFLAMLNNHLSQLSFTDMTALKSNCTWYLQRAVQLGKEALERQVTPEVQVLTRRPTATEGESLSCIISPFYPRAINATWLKNGQVVSEGYKVTVLPNYNDTYWMELVIELQGNDPNICTCHVEYSSLPKALMVKGGVGEPHGAGPMLGLMTVFAIISGVM; from the exons GCTCACACAGCTTGATGTATTACTACTTCCAATCCATCAGCATTCCTGAAATGCCAGCTTTCTTCAGGATTGGGATGCTCGATGACTTGCAGATAAACTACTACGACAGCACACTCCATGAAGTAGGAGTCAAGTACCAGTGGATCACAGATGGCTTACCGATCGACTACtggaaaaaacagaaagaaataaCCGATCAGCTTCATGAGCTCCTCTCGATATATCTGAACCCACTCTCCTCATTGATTA GCATCAGCTACATACAGGCATGCTGGGGCTGCACACAATCTGGAGATACGGTCAACGCGATTCTAAAAATCAACTTCCCGGATATCGGAGAGTTGAGCTGTGatttgaacacattgaaatgcactgGCACTGGTTTCCTAGCAATGTTAAATAATCACTTGAGCCAACTCAGTTTCACTGACATGACTGCATTGAAGAGTAACTGCACTTGGTATTTGCAAAGGGCTGTTCAGCTTGGaaaagaagcattggaaaggcaag TTACTCCAGAGGTTCAGGTGTTGACAAGGAGGCCAACAGCTACTGAAGGCGAGAGTCTCTCGTGCATCATCAGTCCCTTCTACCCTCGTGCTATCAACGCCACTTGGCTGAAGAATGGGCAGGTTGTCTCTGAGGGCTACAAGGTGACGGTGCTACCAAACTACAATGATACATACTGGATGGAACTAGTCATTGAGCTGCAGGGCAACGACCCAAACATCTGTACTTGTCATGTCGAATACAGCAGCCTGCCAAAGGCCCTGATGGTGAAGGGAG GAGTTGGTGAGCCCCATGGTGCAGGTCCTATGTTGGGGCTGATGACTGTGTTTGCGATAATCTCTGGAGTGATGTAG